One part of the Sorangiineae bacterium MSr11954 genome encodes these proteins:
- a CDS encoding metallophosphoesterase — protein MRPWYQYAFFFTMVTAVVGGIHYYLYARLARAPELEGLQRIGRWVFLVGAVLIPAGMLTARFLPRPVGPVIAGAVFTWMGLVILLFFLTLASEPIRAVVALLEATRALPEDPERRHFLARALSGAIALGGIVVGGYGVASVLAPVVVKPVRIGLKKFPSRLGVYRIVQLTDVHIGPTIDGTWLRGVVERVNALQPDLVAITGDLVDGKVEALREHVAPLGDLRAKHGVFFVTGNHEYYSGVDQWLAELGRLGVRVLRNEHVRIGQGEASFDLAGVDDWRSHEYGNGHGADLARAVEGRDPERELILLAHQPKQALEAAKSGVGLQLSGHTHGGQIFPWGFFVKLDQGFVAGLDRVGDMLLYTSCGTGYWGPPMRVGAPAEITLLEVQREERA, from the coding sequence GTGCGCCCCTGGTACCAGTACGCGTTCTTCTTCACCATGGTGACGGCGGTGGTGGGCGGCATCCACTACTACCTGTACGCACGGCTGGCCCGCGCGCCCGAGCTCGAGGGCTTGCAGCGCATCGGCCGATGGGTATTCCTGGTGGGCGCCGTGCTCATCCCGGCGGGCATGCTGACGGCGCGCTTTCTACCGCGGCCCGTGGGGCCCGTGATCGCGGGCGCGGTGTTCACCTGGATGGGGCTGGTCATCCTTTTGTTCTTCCTGACGTTGGCCTCGGAGCCGATTCGCGCGGTCGTGGCCTTGCTCGAGGCGACGCGGGCCCTGCCCGAAGATCCGGAGCGGCGTCATTTTCTGGCGCGCGCGCTGTCGGGCGCCATCGCGCTGGGCGGGATCGTCGTGGGCGGTTATGGCGTGGCCAGCGTGCTGGCGCCGGTGGTCGTCAAGCCGGTGCGCATCGGGCTCAAGAAATTTCCGTCCCGTCTGGGCGTCTACCGCATCGTGCAGCTCACCGACGTGCACATCGGGCCGACCATCGACGGCACATGGCTTCGCGGTGTGGTGGAGCGGGTCAACGCGCTGCAGCCGGACTTGGTGGCCATCACCGGCGATCTGGTCGACGGCAAGGTCGAGGCGCTGCGCGAGCACGTGGCGCCGCTCGGTGATTTGCGCGCCAAGCACGGGGTCTTCTTCGTGACGGGCAACCACGAGTACTACTCGGGGGTCGACCAATGGCTGGCGGAGCTGGGGCGTCTTGGGGTGCGCGTGCTTCGCAACGAGCACGTGCGCATCGGCCAAGGCGAGGCGAGCTTCGACTTGGCCGGCGTCGACGATTGGCGCTCGCACGAATACGGCAATGGTCACGGGGCCGATCTGGCGCGCGCCGTCGAAGGGCGCGATCCGGAGCGCGAGCTCATTCTGCTGGCGCACCAGCCGAAACAGGCGCTGGAAGCCGCCAAATCGGGGGTGGGGCTCCAGCTGTCGGGGCACACGCACGGCGGACAGATCTTTCCGTGGGGGTTCTTCGTGAAGCTCGATCAAGGCTTCGTGGCGGGCCTCGATCGCGTCGGTGACATGTTGCTCTACACGAGCTGCGGCACGGGCTACTGGGGCCCGCCGATGCGGGTGGGGGCCCCGGCGGAGATCACGTTGCTGGAGGTGCAGCGGGAGGAGCGCGCGTAA
- the pbpC gene encoding penicillin-binding protein 1C — protein sequence MLEAMRMRSWLQTLRTRPWLQTLRTRPWPQTLRKKRIWLGALALPFVALLLAAVFTALPPELREPAGATSVAVVDAGGHLLREVRANDGSRARWITLQELGPRARFAMLAAEDRRFFRHPGVDPVAVGRAVVQDVTSFRTVSGASTLTMQLARTVRPHPRTLAGKFFEMALALRIEWSLSKEQILEQYMNRVSFGPALRGMGAASYAYFDKPPSALSTAEAALLAGLPRGPALYEATRHPERAKRRRDRVLGRMHDAGWLTTEETARAQGEPLVTAAQRSVFGAPHLVSALVGTGTARVAAPLARVQPGLEEALSRTAPSRIVTTLDPSLQRAAEIAAADVTRELRGRGVSAAAVVAIDHASGDVLAYVGSPDFFDESRLGQNDGVRAARQPGSTLKPFLYGLAMEKLGWDGATVLPDIELHLPTASGDYAPRNYDGHFRGPVRLRDALGSSLNIPAVWSLEQLGVEPFLTRLRELGFTSLTETPDFYGPALALGDGEVTLLDLARAYATLARGGVDRPLRFVRAVERAGSPRETLEAGAPKRVMPRDVADRITDILKDHAARSASFGERTVLEFPFEVAAKTGTSKGYRDNWAVGYAHDVTVAAWVGNFDGTPMTDITGITGAGPLFHAVMEAAMRGRPASPLPLEKNRARRAESTERAEPDLERTSVCALSGEPAGPSCPHRVLEWRPRSAAREPSCHMHVKVAIDRRNGLRAGPACAPEDVEERIYEHFAPEYAAWATTAGRPTVPREWSPLCPGTGDPDPDAVATTAVRILYPTPGARFVIDPDRPRDAQLLDVQVVSPPHTREVTLRVDGTLVARTTTPPLSWKLEPGDHLLTAEADGHPGAPVKITVRDSAAF from the coding sequence ATGCTCGAAGCGATGCGCATGCGGTCATGGCTGCAAACGCTCCGAACCCGGCCTTGGCTTCAAACGCTCCGAACCCGGCCTTGGCCCCAAACGCTGCGCAAGAAGCGCATCTGGCTCGGCGCCCTTGCGCTGCCGTTCGTGGCGCTGCTGCTCGCCGCCGTGTTCACGGCGCTCCCCCCGGAGCTCCGTGAGCCGGCCGGCGCCACGTCGGTGGCGGTGGTCGACGCGGGCGGGCACCTGCTCCGCGAGGTGCGCGCGAACGACGGAAGCCGCGCGCGGTGGATCACGCTCCAGGAGCTCGGCCCGCGCGCGCGCTTTGCGATGCTGGCGGCGGAGGACCGGCGATTCTTTCGCCATCCCGGGGTCGACCCGGTGGCCGTCGGGCGCGCGGTCGTGCAGGACGTCACGTCATTTCGAACGGTGTCGGGGGCGTCTACGCTCACCATGCAGCTGGCGCGCACGGTGCGACCGCACCCGCGAACCTTGGCCGGCAAGTTCTTCGAAATGGCGCTGGCCCTTCGCATCGAGTGGTCGCTCTCCAAGGAGCAGATCCTCGAGCAGTACATGAACCGGGTCAGCTTCGGCCCCGCCCTGCGCGGCATGGGCGCCGCGAGCTACGCGTACTTCGACAAGCCCCCGAGCGCGCTCTCCACCGCCGAGGCCGCGCTCCTCGCCGGTCTGCCCCGCGGCCCCGCGCTCTACGAGGCCACCCGCCACCCCGAGCGCGCCAAGAGGCGCCGCGATCGCGTGCTCGGGCGCATGCACGACGCGGGATGGCTCACCACCGAGGAGACGGCGCGCGCGCAAGGCGAGCCCTTGGTGACGGCGGCGCAGCGTTCGGTCTTCGGCGCCCCGCACCTGGTGTCCGCCCTGGTGGGCACCGGAACGGCGCGCGTCGCGGCGCCGCTCGCGCGCGTGCAGCCGGGTCTCGAGGAAGCGCTCTCTCGCACCGCCCCCTCGCGCATCGTAACGACCTTGGATCCCTCGCTGCAGCGGGCGGCCGAAATCGCCGCGGCCGACGTGACCCGCGAGCTGCGCGGACGCGGGGTGAGCGCGGCGGCGGTCGTCGCCATCGATCACGCCAGCGGCGATGTGCTCGCGTATGTGGGCTCGCCGGACTTCTTCGACGAGTCGCGCCTGGGACAGAACGACGGCGTGCGCGCCGCGCGCCAGCCGGGATCGACGCTCAAGCCGTTTCTCTACGGCCTGGCCATGGAGAAGCTCGGCTGGGACGGCGCCACCGTGCTACCGGACATCGAGCTTCACCTGCCGACGGCCAGCGGCGACTACGCGCCCCGCAACTACGATGGCCACTTCCGCGGCCCGGTGCGACTGCGCGACGCGCTCGGCAGCTCGCTCAACATCCCGGCCGTGTGGAGCCTGGAGCAGCTCGGCGTCGAGCCCTTCTTGACCCGGCTGCGCGAGCTCGGCTTCACCTCGCTCACGGAGACCCCCGACTTCTACGGCCCCGCGCTCGCCTTGGGCGACGGCGAGGTCACCTTGCTCGACTTGGCGCGGGCCTACGCGACCCTCGCGCGCGGCGGGGTCGATCGCCCGCTTCGCTTCGTGCGCGCGGTCGAGCGAGCAGGCAGCCCCCGCGAAACCCTCGAGGCGGGCGCTCCCAAGCGCGTGATGCCGCGCGACGTGGCCGATCGCATCACCGACATCCTCAAGGACCACGCCGCCCGCAGCGCCTCGTTCGGCGAGCGCACCGTCCTGGAGTTTCCCTTCGAGGTGGCGGCCAAGACGGGGACCTCCAAGGGCTACCGCGACAATTGGGCCGTCGGCTACGCGCACGACGTCACGGTGGCCGCCTGGGTCGGCAACTTCGACGGCACACCGATGACCGACATCACCGGCATCACCGGCGCCGGTCCCCTCTTCCACGCGGTGATGGAAGCCGCCATGCGCGGTCGCCCCGCGTCTCCCCTCCCCCTCGAGAAAAACCGAGCGCGCCGCGCGGAGAGCACCGAGCGCGCCGAGCCGGATCTCGAGCGCACCTCCGTCTGCGCCCTCTCCGGCGAGCCCGCCGGCCCGAGCTGCCCCCACCGGGTCCTCGAGTGGCGCCCGCGCAGCGCGGCGCGCGAGCCCAGCTGCCATATGCACGTCAAGGTGGCCATCGACCGCCGCAACGGACTGCGCGCCGGCCCCGCGTGCGCCCCCGAGGACGTGGAGGAGCGCATCTACGAACACTTCGCGCCGGAGTACGCGGCCTGGGCCACCACCGCCGGTCGCCCCACCGTTCCACGCGAATGGTCCCCGCTCTGCCCGGGCACCGGCGATCCCGATCCCGACGCCGTAGCCACCACCGCGGTGCGCATCCTCTACCCAACCCCCGGCGCGCGCTTCGTCATCGACCCCGACCGACCGCGCGACGCCCAGCTCCTCGACGTCCAAGTCGTCTCCCCACCGCACACCCGCGAGGTCACCTTGCGCGTCGACGGCACCCTCGTCGCCCGCACCACCACGCCGCCCCTCTCCTGGAAGCTGGAGCCCGGCGATCACCTTCTCACCGCCGAAGCCGACGGCCACCCCGGAGCGCCCGTCAAAATCACCGTCCGCGACAGCGCGGCCTTCTAG
- a CDS encoding MG2 domain-containing protein encodes MALAACLHGGPTSVTPNATLGPNEGGAGARAKAAFAVVFAGPRGTVSDRKQPAVTVLFNRTMREPDAPETSNVPAVRIATEEGAAVPGSWRWIGTHGLLFAPDAALPGATRFVVVVPAGTRAVDGSALATDYRFDFITERPRVKKSDPADLATDLRPQSTFRLEFNQPMAPAEVEKSVRLIVRASASDKGRTVAVKATHPSGAKNKNPSDVVVLTPQEKLPLDSDIELKIDKGLRGEGPLGTREARSLRMRTYGPIRLADVRCPKVNLVRCQAHRDWTVILSNAVSPEEWRAHLKVPGLPIRPITNAERDAASKRPPGPGREHLVRADPDYGKRYHVVVTAGLRDVFGQKLAKDIAFDVDTEAPFTVAGKRFDPKSVVTGSALATNVAEADPGDTGETGESVRAADEARLRAEAADPRPKRPMLSYAVDLGLRGHVVEALAKQGIKGHKIPIGALNVPTYGMSASKMREQDAIAWLTRGRGGPGEHEFRWDWVRTDAAENVRSVRNIDLDALLGGPSARGAALVAVTVPGSPEGMRSELVTVTDLAVSAEMSRYGSTVWVTKLSTGQPVANATVAIQKRGKPELFSTKTDAQGLAFIPSESWNPVRDGAIDQESFVVVRAGDDWTYQRVQRGQASYRDGGDVDLAQRGEWAGIVYTDRGVYRPGEAAKLAGIFRQVDAAGIRIKPDETVRLYVDDGEGERVFDGRVKLDAYGAFALDVPLPKTSHLGNARVVAQLGRGNHDEGESFDAEVLLAAYKASEFKVSVDADKKEYVRGDNARFDVAAEYLFGAPMGEAPSHQQVTRRMTTFTPPRSDGFVVNDESNVLDYTDTNPRAEDLSVKAADLDGDGRTTTSLKLDLPRMRSPENVTFEAEVQDLTNQTVAKSTTVLVHPASFYLGVKRPSKRFVAVGAPVRADLVAFDITGAHVPGAQAKVELVQRTWVGVTQDEEAQVPVQRSRVKDEVVGTCTVTTSAQVEGCSIAVGKPGFYILRARSKDARGNEVGSSTSFYAIDDRADEPAARVAWADPQSRKLKLEVDKPQYKAGDTARVLVRNPFKEAQALVSVERAGVLWKSVVPLKGPMPVVEVPIKAEYFPNAFISVHLVRGRASAPPERGADVGAPDFRIGTAPIEVDPDTHRLKATITTSKKEYRPGEEVDADVLVVGPDKRGAKAAVTFYAVDEGVLMLTGYDTPDPLPAFARERKLAVFSLDSREDLARIVPLKNGERVKILGYEYPSTGDDKGGYGGGGGEGAIRADFKTTAFFEAGKVTSAEGRAHYRFKLPDNLTTFRLMAVVAGADDRFGTGDAKITTYRRLMARPAMPRVVRAGDQFDAGVIISSKDLPNAVTDVTIKATGVQVVGQASRRVEVPKGGSVEVRFPVKATAPGEASFEFAVAGGGEKDRVLVKRAIELPLTVQSVSSYGETDKAAAVKLGDLKNVRTDQGGLEVHVASTALVGLSSTFEKTIDYPYGCTEQLTSRTLPLLVLSDMAKAFDFRMPAKVDAKVDEAVGDLLHHQQGSGAFGYWEDDEASDWLSAYAMLALESAAKKGYFVPKSARDRGISYLRDVLSSTKLDPSDAEDDEEPRGAGARSERGDRDARDERDDDAPVLPEERRSPKEKRALDYATAAFVADVLATVGQPDPGYLNRLFDARAHQPLFTQALILHAMAVAHMPRAELDALSKEIEGRLRKDASRAFADEVVSGYETMLDSSSRTTALVLRGLVAANPKHPVASLLARGLLAQREGGAWRSTQENVWALMALDDYRRAQETAVPDFDAKVFLGGDRIGEVGFHGRSASDQMFFVGAPRVVKEGSGAPVTFEVSGSGKLFYSAELRYASAQLPQKPADNGFFVQKLVRAVKPNGLREAQELLPKKSENGAPAGDLVLIDVLFESAEPQEQVVIDDPLPAGLEPIDFSLETASAATRVDDEVDGPDAKKKPALLGYGAFRSVPGLHREQHDDKVLTFLPHVEPGIYHFRYLARATTPGTYVVPPTRAEAMYSPEISGRTAATSFVVTPGAPKGPRVAKRK; translated from the coding sequence ATGGCTCTCGCGGCGTGCCTTCACGGCGGCCCCACCAGCGTCACCCCGAACGCCACCCTCGGCCCGAACGAAGGTGGCGCCGGAGCGCGCGCCAAGGCTGCGTTTGCGGTCGTTTTTGCCGGCCCGCGGGGCACGGTGTCCGACCGGAAGCAGCCCGCTGTCACGGTTCTCTTCAACCGGACCATGCGCGAGCCGGACGCCCCCGAGACCTCGAACGTGCCTGCCGTACGCATCGCCACCGAAGAAGGCGCCGCCGTCCCCGGATCGTGGCGATGGATCGGCACCCACGGGTTGCTCTTTGCGCCCGACGCGGCGCTGCCGGGTGCCACGCGCTTCGTCGTGGTGGTCCCTGCAGGCACGCGCGCCGTGGACGGCTCCGCGCTCGCGACCGATTACCGCTTCGACTTCATCACCGAGCGACCTCGGGTGAAAAAGAGCGATCCGGCCGACCTGGCCACCGATCTCCGACCGCAGTCGACCTTCCGTCTCGAGTTCAACCAGCCGATGGCGCCGGCCGAGGTCGAAAAGTCGGTGCGCCTCATCGTACGCGCCTCGGCCAGCGATAAAGGCCGCACGGTGGCCGTCAAGGCAACCCACCCCAGCGGCGCGAAGAACAAGAACCCGAGCGACGTGGTGGTGCTCACGCCGCAAGAGAAGCTCCCCCTCGACAGCGACATCGAGCTCAAGATCGACAAGGGCCTGCGCGGCGAAGGACCGCTCGGCACCCGCGAGGCGCGCTCCTTGCGCATGCGCACCTACGGCCCCATTCGCTTGGCCGACGTACGCTGCCCCAAGGTGAACCTCGTGCGCTGCCAAGCGCACCGCGATTGGACCGTCATCCTCTCGAACGCCGTCTCGCCCGAAGAATGGCGGGCGCACCTCAAGGTCCCCGGCTTGCCCATTCGCCCGATCACCAACGCCGAGCGCGACGCGGCGAGCAAGCGCCCCCCCGGCCCCGGACGCGAGCACTTGGTGCGCGCCGACCCCGACTACGGCAAGCGTTACCACGTGGTGGTGACGGCGGGCCTGCGCGACGTCTTCGGGCAGAAGCTCGCCAAGGACATCGCCTTCGACGTGGACACCGAGGCGCCGTTCACCGTCGCCGGCAAACGCTTCGACCCCAAGAGCGTCGTCACCGGATCGGCCCTCGCCACCAACGTGGCCGAAGCCGACCCCGGAGACACCGGGGAGACCGGCGAATCGGTCAGGGCCGCCGACGAGGCACGGCTTCGCGCCGAGGCGGCCGATCCACGCCCCAAGCGCCCCATGCTGTCGTACGCCGTGGATCTCGGGCTTCGCGGACACGTGGTCGAGGCGCTCGCCAAGCAGGGCATCAAAGGCCATAAAATCCCCATCGGCGCGCTCAACGTGCCCACGTACGGCATGTCCGCCTCGAAGATGCGCGAGCAAGACGCCATCGCGTGGCTCACCCGCGGCCGCGGCGGTCCGGGCGAGCACGAGTTTCGCTGGGACTGGGTGCGCACCGACGCGGCCGAGAACGTGCGCAGCGTGCGGAACATCGACCTCGACGCGCTGCTGGGCGGCCCCAGCGCCCGCGGCGCAGCGCTGGTGGCGGTGACGGTGCCGGGATCGCCCGAGGGCATGCGCTCGGAGCTGGTGACGGTGACCGATCTCGCCGTGAGCGCCGAAATGAGCCGCTACGGGAGCACCGTGTGGGTCACCAAGCTGTCCACTGGGCAGCCGGTGGCGAATGCCACGGTGGCCATCCAGAAGCGCGGCAAGCCGGAGCTCTTCTCCACCAAGACCGATGCACAAGGGCTCGCCTTCATCCCGAGCGAGTCCTGGAACCCGGTGCGGGACGGCGCCATCGATCAAGAGTCCTTCGTGGTCGTTCGCGCCGGCGACGACTGGACGTACCAGCGCGTGCAGCGCGGACAAGCCAGCTACCGCGACGGGGGCGACGTCGATCTGGCCCAGCGCGGCGAGTGGGCCGGCATCGTCTACACGGATCGCGGCGTCTATCGGCCCGGTGAAGCCGCCAAGCTCGCGGGCATCTTTCGTCAGGTCGACGCGGCCGGCATCCGCATCAAGCCGGACGAGACCGTGCGCCTCTACGTGGACGACGGCGAGGGCGAGCGGGTCTTCGACGGGCGCGTGAAGCTCGACGCCTACGGCGCCTTTGCGCTCGACGTTCCGCTGCCGAAGACGAGCCACCTGGGCAACGCGCGCGTGGTCGCGCAGCTGGGGCGGGGCAACCACGACGAGGGCGAGTCGTTCGACGCCGAGGTGCTCCTCGCCGCCTACAAGGCCAGCGAGTTCAAGGTCTCCGTCGACGCCGACAAGAAAGAGTACGTGCGCGGCGACAACGCCCGCTTCGACGTGGCGGCCGAGTACCTCTTCGGCGCGCCCATGGGGGAGGCGCCGTCGCACCAGCAGGTTACGCGCCGGATGACCACCTTCACGCCGCCGCGCAGCGATGGCTTCGTCGTGAACGACGAGTCCAATGTGCTCGACTACACCGACACCAACCCGCGCGCCGAAGACCTGAGCGTCAAAGCCGCCGATCTCGACGGAGACGGCCGCACGACCACGAGCTTGAAGCTCGATCTGCCACGGATGCGCAGCCCCGAGAACGTCACCTTCGAGGCGGAGGTGCAAGATCTGACGAACCAGACCGTCGCCAAGAGCACGACGGTCCTCGTGCATCCTGCGAGCTTTTACCTGGGCGTCAAACGCCCCTCCAAGCGCTTCGTGGCCGTCGGCGCGCCCGTGCGGGCGGACTTGGTGGCCTTCGACATCACGGGCGCGCACGTGCCGGGGGCGCAAGCCAAGGTCGAGCTGGTGCAGCGCACCTGGGTCGGCGTGACGCAAGACGAAGAGGCGCAGGTGCCCGTGCAGCGCTCGCGGGTCAAGGACGAGGTGGTCGGGACCTGCACCGTGACCACCAGCGCGCAGGTGGAGGGCTGCTCGATCGCGGTGGGCAAACCCGGCTTCTACATCCTCCGCGCGCGCAGCAAGGACGCCCGCGGAAACGAGGTCGGCTCCAGCACCAGCTTCTACGCCATCGACGATCGCGCCGACGAGCCTGCGGCGCGCGTCGCGTGGGCCGATCCGCAGAGCCGCAAGTTGAAGCTCGAAGTCGACAAGCCGCAGTACAAGGCGGGCGACACCGCGCGCGTGCTGGTGCGCAACCCCTTCAAGGAGGCGCAGGCGCTGGTCTCGGTGGAGCGCGCCGGGGTGCTCTGGAAGAGCGTGGTGCCGCTGAAGGGACCGATGCCGGTGGTGGAGGTCCCCATCAAGGCCGAGTACTTCCCCAACGCGTTCATCTCCGTTCACCTGGTGCGCGGGAGGGCGTCTGCGCCGCCCGAGCGCGGCGCCGACGTGGGCGCACCCGATTTCCGCATCGGCACCGCGCCCATCGAGGTGGATCCGGATACGCACCGGCTCAAGGCGACCATCACCACCTCCAAGAAGGAGTACCGGCCCGGCGAAGAGGTCGACGCCGACGTGCTCGTGGTGGGCCCCGACAAGCGCGGCGCCAAGGCGGCCGTCACCTTCTACGCCGTGGACGAGGGCGTGCTGATGCTCACCGGCTACGACACCCCCGATCCCTTGCCGGCCTTTGCGCGCGAGCGAAAGCTGGCCGTGTTCTCGCTCGACAGCCGCGAGGACCTGGCGCGCATCGTCCCGCTCAAGAACGGCGAGCGCGTGAAGATCCTGGGCTACGAGTATCCCTCGACGGGCGACGACAAGGGCGGCTACGGCGGCGGCGGCGGCGAGGGCGCCATCCGGGCGGACTTCAAGACCACGGCCTTCTTCGAGGCGGGCAAGGTCACCTCGGCCGAGGGCCGCGCACACTACCGCTTCAAGCTGCCCGACAACTTGACCACCTTCCGCCTGATGGCGGTGGTCGCCGGCGCCGACGACCGCTTCGGCACGGGCGACGCGAAGATCACCACCTACCGCCGGCTGATGGCGCGCCCGGCCATGCCCCGCGTCGTGCGGGCGGGCGATCAGTTCGACGCGGGGGTCATCATTTCGTCGAAGGACCTCCCGAACGCGGTGACCGACGTGACCATCAAGGCCACCGGCGTCCAAGTGGTGGGCCAAGCCTCGCGCCGCGTCGAGGTTCCCAAGGGCGGCAGCGTGGAGGTGCGCTTCCCCGTGAAGGCCACCGCGCCGGGGGAGGCGAGCTTCGAGTTCGCGGTCGCCGGCGGGGGCGAGAAGGATCGCGTGCTCGTCAAGCGCGCGATCGAGCTGCCGCTCACGGTGCAGAGCGTCTCCAGCTACGGCGAGACGGACAAGGCGGCGGCCGTGAAGCTGGGCGACTTGAAGAACGTGCGCACCGATCAGGGCGGGCTCGAGGTGCACGTGGCGTCGACGGCGCTCGTGGGCCTCTCGAGCACGTTCGAAAAGACCATCGACTACCCGTACGGGTGCACCGAGCAGCTCACCAGCCGCACCTTGCCGCTCTTGGTCCTCTCCGACATGGCCAAGGCGTTCGACTTCCGCATGCCCGCCAAAGTCGACGCCAAGGTCGACGAGGCCGTCGGCGATCTGCTGCACCACCAGCAGGGCTCGGGCGCCTTCGGCTACTGGGAGGACGACGAGGCCAGCGATTGGCTCTCGGCCTACGCGATGCTGGCGCTCGAGAGCGCGGCGAAGAAGGGCTACTTCGTCCCCAAGTCCGCGCGGGATCGCGGCATCTCCTACCTGCGCGACGTGCTCTCGAGCACGAAGCTCGATCCGAGCGACGCGGAGGACGACGAGGAGCCGCGCGGCGCGGGCGCACGTTCGGAGCGCGGCGATCGCGACGCGCGCGACGAACGCGACGACGATGCACCGGTGCTCCCCGAGGAGCGCCGCTCGCCCAAGGAGAAGCGCGCGCTCGACTATGCGACCGCCGCGTTCGTGGCCGACGTGCTGGCCACGGTGGGGCAGCCCGATCCGGGCTATTTGAACCGGCTCTTCGACGCCCGCGCGCACCAACCGCTCTTTACGCAAGCGCTGATCTTGCACGCCATGGCCGTGGCGCATATGCCCCGCGCGGAGCTCGACGCGCTCTCGAAGGAAATCGAGGGGCGGCTGCGCAAGGACGCGAGCCGCGCCTTCGCCGACGAGGTGGTGAGCGGCTACGAGACGATGCTCGACTCGTCGTCGCGCACCACGGCGCTGGTCCTGCGCGGTTTGGTGGCGGCGAACCCCAAGCACCCGGTGGCCTCGCTCTTGGCGCGCGGGCTGCTCGCGCAGCGCGAAGGCGGCGCGTGGCGCTCGACGCAAGAAAACGTGTGGGCGCTCATGGCGCTCGACGACTACCGGCGCGCGCAGGAGACCGCGGTGCCCGACTTCGACGCCAAGGTCTTCCTCGGCGGCGACCGCATCGGCGAGGTGGGCTTTCACGGCCGGTCGGCGAGCGATCAGATGTTCTTCGTGGGTGCGCCGCGCGTGGTCAAAGAAGGGAGCGGCGCGCCGGTGACATTCGAGGTGAGCGGAAGCGGCAAGCTCTTTTACAGCGCGGAGCTGCGCTATGCGTCGGCCCAGCTGCCGCAGAAGCCGGCCGACAACGGGTTCTTCGTCCAAAAGCTGGTGCGCGCGGTGAAGCCGAACGGGCTTCGCGAGGCGCAGGAGCTCCTCCCGAAGAAGTCCGAGAACGGCGCGCCGGCCGGCGATCTGGTGCTCATCGACGTCCTCTTCGAGTCGGCCGAGCCGCAGGAACAAGTCGTGATCGACGATCCGCTCCCGGCGGGGCTCGAGCCCATCGACTTTTCGCTGGAGACAGCGTCCGCCGCCACGCGCGTGGACGATGAAGTCGACGGGCCCGACGCGAAGAAGAAACCGGCGCTGCTCGGCTATGGAGCCTTCCGAAGCGTGCCGGGGCTTCACCGCGAGCAGCACGACGACAAGGTGCTGACGTTCTTGCCCCACGTGGAGCCGGGCATCTACCACTTCCGCTACCTCGCGCGGGCCACCACGCCGGGAACGTACGTGGTGCCGCCGACGCGCGCAGAAGCCATGTATTCGCCCGAGATATCGGGGCGCACGGCCGCGACGAGCTTCGTGGTCACGCCGGGCGCGCCCAAGGGGCCTCGGGTCGCCAAGAGGAAGTAA
- a CDS encoding peroxiredoxin translates to MIQPGERIPNATLKESKGYDETSHCPTAPEAVEVEALTKGKKVVFFGLPGAFTPTCSGKHVPGYLEAYDALKAKGVDEIVCVSVNDGFVMGAWGRDQKVGSRIRMLGDGSAEFTKKLGLELDLTANGMGVRCRRFSMLVDDGVVKTVNVEAGGKFEVSDAQSMLKQV, encoded by the coding sequence ATGATTCAGCCCGGCGAGCGAATTCCCAATGCCACCCTCAAGGAGTCCAAGGGATACGACGAGACGTCCCACTGCCCGACCGCGCCGGAAGCGGTCGAGGTGGAGGCGCTCACCAAAGGAAAGAAGGTCGTCTTTTTCGGCCTTCCGGGCGCGTTCACCCCGACGTGCTCGGGCAAGCACGTCCCCGGCTACCTGGAAGCGTACGACGCGCTCAAGGCCAAAGGCGTCGACGAAATCGTCTGTGTGAGCGTCAACGACGGCTTCGTCATGGGCGCGTGGGGTCGCGATCAGAAGGTCGGCTCGCGCATCCGCATGCTCGGCGATGGCAGCGCCGAGTTCACGAAGAAGCTCGGGCTCGAGCTCGATCTGACGGCCAACGGCATGGGCGTGCGCTGCCGCCGGTTCTCGATGCTCGTCGACGACGGCGTCGTGAAGACGGTCAACGTCGAAGCCGGCGGCAAATTCGAGGTCAGCGACGCGCAATCGATGTTGAAGCAGGTCTAA